The Pygocentrus nattereri isolate fPygNat1 chromosome 17, fPygNat1.pri, whole genome shotgun sequence genome window below encodes:
- the brca2 gene encoding breast cancer type 2 susceptibility protein isoform X3, producing MIEDFFHQIETELGPLSSDWFEELTVKAYKDGHCPVAVERESSHTEGGMFRAPMGTPGLDSQMSSTPRIFRHRGPRSPDSILGRSPDSGMQTPLSALQWTDSSPGLFGSAKDSPQFTKAYGSLKKNDCFGLLDTPKSSLAQDASAKRISESLGAQLNPDLSWSSSFNTPSAMSPTVILTRKEAQPSPVSFLKDKEVIIVRKLFPSLSKDTDTTSESASTAQHNVTDGNAKGQRPDESFDSVDALWRQTVPDAIKDGNVRNTVESVLDGADDVLSIFFSNTGSALRRVKTKERTKKRGNGVSKEVKSAELSTECCIDNPLAAKLDPDMSPSEYCAASDSKSPLKNKDFSHWSPLSLSDVQDSKAKQECFSELPNEHTNLVSVNSDSEQLVLRDIITQPDQLSSCTVEKQKSCPDSYPERSQPRNSLSPSPALNFSRKARKFVYRVQSPCSLSLGSKRATQGALTEKHYEDPSDADESKQTKDDTCTADSGAFLVRSGLSTVKQVNPATLNMDHGLDMTQLCKAFAEDFSQEVNLEKSPNRSTGIDHNVLITSPCMSQTVEISEVQLKAETEKQCDDHQGFHSNQQEKSAFAKETVNLTNMLSLESMTSENLKHDSGCCVTLSDFSGATTSCNGAGLDHHGFKTANNKIIFTPPEAVMKAKAILDMVEECMTVKVSSPRTDLPKVSHDPVVTSSATAAWPSVSHGQGIGNGEETADFTQNASSEIVADHIPNSFLLRTNDSGFRTASNRSITVSAIHLEKAKDIFKQLEEENSDLCPSNSGKLEVQNVNNARLSKFDFRNNHTNHSNVEGNCFLTASQKADVTELCSMLEDADSQYEFTQFRQAKLCSKFLDSAQHEKEWDPAILSGIDFDDSFNCDIERQASRKHHAKMDKPNQHTAVQSIYESKSFNVPQETSNANLSLTDGSLGPDGKEAAKALKVETKTSEDKSFCIGFKTAKGKSVNISEKYLSKARSLFADLEDCEAHFSTKCDHMKVALEKNEKQLSDHHATEPSPVTCSNEPFGHKKKAELEPESEGNGCKGNTSLVTEETQICSTENLENAQGNKDQKPDVLQFNMVNFGFSTAGGKQLKVSEKSLLNAKKLLNEVANCEEAANKCEAPASLKAQPKTKAVDSSRISLHNSNLLIDALHDSKISDKHLTKGGEQSSKNSTEIRWKMSGNPTPQSIQSNGFKMANGKVVSVSASAIERSKTFFKDIDSSVDTPDETKSKEVNAKLDLKVERSQPVFVSGFKMASGKGVSFSETALMKSKAFFEDCDLDCSDHSQGKGEKSSVMNNCGFKAVKGNMVHSPGLDSLSKNAASLKEEPAFLNKYVEKESTKTSAEILQCTSGFSTASGKMVSVSAEALHRAKSVFDDPNDASPCKKTMEISEEKSVSKTETAVPGRSWGFSTASGRIVTISDKALEKAKNLLTGCEVEGLAPNGGLLNSTKTSSVDPKQITYFNTASDKTVVVPEKAMKEAKAVFAGGEDVSPGLQEIESPLTSQKGQQKSPHSSALSTKNKAMLVNAGSSKGNQKGGNPTPDNFRAGNVGFSTASGKGVSVSKSALQVAFEMFRDCDVQPVTHENLQCMKTECQYSKSSEKCPPEVQELDQIGQTRAATPSLSSQEIHSDASPLTRHSLDINGCTVTQQKYFEQEAMACTKALLEDDLNERSLLETLEDTDSRKSPAVSLKRSLEAAIVEGKWMSDVGLTGQPPLKRRLISEFGQISDRASICAPVKSSPNGTLKDRRVHLKPSITHPSRNFMDQKISSSDLQTASSLSSGQKRGSDPKAVMFVPPFRKNNKSEVEKTCIPRDIAKVPSVFVPPVKKDSVVSVHHVRSSQKSSTDSESPSISSSGCEKKMANPEVKSHTVVKNVVEDMKKEKEVEEDMTLEDLSVQTHQEKVTETWQQSLELARDMQDMRIRKKKRQSIRPLPGSFYLAKTSGVARISLREAVEYKCPLQHTQEQLYQYGVHCNVSQITSENAESFRFSFDDFFKRKAFIENTGVQLADGGWLIPDNRGTMGKEEFYRALCDTPGVDPKLISEAWVFNHYRWIVWKRACMERAFPEVMGSRCLTPEQVLLQLKLRYDTEVDCSQRSALKKIMERDDTPAKTLVLCMCGIAKSGHSEARTEKSVAATDAKSESPAVVIWLTDGWYSIKALLDPPLSAMVQKGRLRIGGKVMIHGAELVGSHDACPPLEAPDSLMLKISANSTRRAHWDSKLGFHKDPRPFRLPLSSLYPNGGVVGCVDIIVLRSYPTQWMEKKSGVFVFRNDRAEDREARRHSSAKQKTMELLFSKIQAQFEREEEDKKKNRRRRRFRCHEIENLQDGEDLYEAMESDPAYVEAHLSAGQMEVVSSYRRSVAEQRQAELQDRLRKAVQEAEEAEGGCPNRDVTPVWKLSITDFNNSNCIYTLNIWRPSVELRSLLREGCRYKAYHLAASMAKKRSGTTSIQFTATKKTRFQDIEVCPEWLSTHFPARQLASFRDLQNPGFSSPCGEVDVVGYVISILDRQAPSPVLYLVDDKFDFVSVRSFSSLVQLALEDLVKPFALLAVSNLQLRELSGPVPRLYAGEQALFSINSKETHLQEAVAHLKTFVQSYENFFSVAEEKLSNLIPPGNLKSVQSPRTLGVPSMPKPNSKMNITPQQSRVFSPFTPVTKRAPASTAQTTEAKDPKSLKRKRGIDYLSRVPSPPPLSPLSIVTSPSVKKTFNPPRRSGPPQLACPDPALTRRSASPAVEEQWVKDEELAMINTQTLVD from the exons ATGATTGAAGACTTTTTTCATCAAATTGAAACAG AGCTTGGCCCGCTTAGCTCAGATTGGTTTGAGGAGCTGACCGTGAAAGCGTATAAAGATGGACACTGCCCTGTTGCTGTGGAGAGAGAGTCGTCACATACAGAAGGTGGTATGTTCAGAGCACCAATGGGAACACCGGGCTTGGACAGTCAGATGTCTTCAACGCCCAGAATATTTAGGCACAGAGGACCACGGTCTCCTGACTCAATTCTTGGACGTTCTCCGGACTCAG GTATGCAGACCCCATTGTCAGCGTTGCAATGGACAGACTCAAGCCCAGGCCTGTTTGGCTCAGCAAAAGACAg CCCGCAGTTTACAAAAGCCTATGGATCACTAAAGAAAAATGACTGCTTTG GCCTGCTTGACACACCAAAAAGTTCACTG GCTCAAGATGCATCAGCAAAACGCATCTCGGAGAGTCTTGGAGCTCAGTTAAATCCTGATTTGTCTTGGAGCAGCTCCTTCAACACACCATCAGCTATGAGCCCTACAGTTATTTTGA CAAGAAAAGAAGCCCAGCCTTCACCAGTAAGTTTCCTTAAAGACAAAGAAGTCATT ATTGTACGGAAGTTATTTCCATCACTCTCAAAAGACACAGATACAACATCCGAAAGTGCATCCACTGCGCAACACAACG TAACAGATGGAAATGCTAAGGGACAAAGGCCAGATGAATCATTTGACAGCGTGGATGCTCTCTGGAGGCAAACAGTACCAGATGCAATAAAGGATGGCAATGTCCGCAACACGGTGGAGAGTGTTCTCGACGGTGCAGATGATGTCCTGTCGATTTTCTTCAGCAATACTGGCTCAGCTCTGCGACGGgttaaaactaaagaaagaacaaagaaaagagGGAATGGTGTTTCTAAGGAGGTGAAATCTGCTGAGCTTTCAACAGAATGCTGTATTGATAATCCTTTAGCAGCAAAGTTGGATCCTGATATGAGCCCATCGGAATACTGTGCTGCTTCTGATTCAAAAAGTCCCCTAAAAAACAAAGACTTCTCACATTGGAGTCCTCTGAGTTTGTCTGATGTGCAGGACTCGAAAGCAAAGCAAGAGTGCTTTTCTGAACTGCCAAATGAGCACACTAATCTTGTATCAGTTAACAGTGATTCAGAACAGCTTGTTCTTAGAGACATTATCACACAACCTGACCAGCTTTCTTCCTGCACTGTTGAGAAACAGAAGAGTTGTCCTGATTCATATCCAGAGAGATCACAGCCGAGAAACTCTTTGTCACCATCTCCTGCACTGAACTTCTCCAGAAAAGCCAGGAAGTTTGTATATCGAGTGCAAAGTCCATGTTCCTTAAGTTTAGGAAGTAAACGTGCTACACAAG gtgCTTTGACTGAAAAACACTATGAGGACCCCTCTGATGCTGATGAGTCTAAACAGACAAAAGATGACACGTGCACAGCAGACTCTGGAGCGTTTTTGGTGCGATCAGGTTTAAGTACTGTTAAGCAGGTTAATCCAGCAACCCTAAACATGGACCATGGCCTTGATATGACACAGCTTTGCAAAGCATTTGCAGAAGATTTCTCTCAGGAAGTGAATTTGGAAAAGTCACCAAACAGAAGTACAGGGATTGACCACAATGTTCTCATTACGTCACCTTGCATGTCTCAGACTGTGGAAATAAGTGAAGTCCAACTAAAAGCAGAAACTGAGAAACAGTGTGATGACCACCAGGGCTTTCACAGCAATCAACAGGAAAAATCAGCTTTTGCAAAAGAAACAGTCAACTTAACAAATATGCTAAGTTTAGAGAGCATGACCTCTGAAAATCTGAAGCATGACAGTGGCTGTTGTGTCACCTTATCTGATTTCAGCGGAGCAACTACATCGTGTAATGGTGCTGGACTTGACCATCATGGTTTTAAAACCGCCAATAATAAGATAATATTCACCCCACctgaagctgtaatgaaggccaAAGCAATATTAGATATGGTGGAAGAATGTATGACTGTTAAAGTCAGTTCACCCAGAACTGACCTGCCAAAAGTATCACACGACCCAGTTGTAACAAGCTCTGCAACAGCTGCATGGCCTTCAGTAAGCCATGGGCAAGGTATCGGGAATGGAGAAGAAACTGCAGATTTTACACAAAATGCCAGTTCAGAGATAGTCGCAGATCATATTCCGAACTCTTTCCTTTTACGAACAAATGATTCTGGTTTCAGAACGGCTTCTAACAGAAGTATTACTGTATCAGCTATTCATCTTGAGAAAGCTAAAGACATTTTCAAGCAGTTGGAGGAAGAAAACTCTGATTTATGTCCATCAAATTCTGGAAAGTTGGAAGTCCAAAACGTTAACAATGCCAGACTTTCTAAATTTGACTTCAGAAACAACCATACTAACCACAGCAATGTTGAGGGGAACTGTTTTTTGACAGCATCTCAAAAAGCTGATGTAACGGAATTGTGCAGCATGTTGGAAGATGCAGACAGTCAGTATGAATTTACTCAGTTTAGACAAGCAAAGCTGTGTTCAAAATTTCTGGATAGTGCTCAGCATGAGAAAGAATGGGATCCTGCTATACTTTCCGGTATTGACTTTGATGATAGTTTTAATTGTGATATTGAGAGACAAGCGTCCAGGAAGCATCATGCAAAGATGGATAAGCCTAATCAGCACACTGCAGTTCAAAGTATATATGAGAGCAAGTCATTCAATGTTCCTCAGGAAACATCAAATGCAAACCTTTCTTTGACTGATGGCAGTTTGGGCCCAGACGGTAAAGAAGCAGCAAAGGCTTTAAAGGTAGAGACGAAGACAAGTGAAGATAAATCATTTTGTATTGGCTTTAAAACAGCTAAAGGAAAGTCTGTAAACATCTCTGAGAAATATCTCAGCAAGGCAAGGAGCCTCTTTGCAGATTTGGAAGATTGTGAAGCACACTTTAGTACTAAGTGTGACCACATGAAAGTTGCgcttgaaaaaaatgaaaaacagttaaGTGACCATCATGCGACTGAGCCCTCACCCGTAACTTGCAGCAATGAGCCATTTGGCCATAAGAAAAAAGCTGAGCTTGAACCAGAGTCAGAAGGAAATGGGTGTAAAGGAAATACAAGCTTGGTCACAGAAGAAACTCAGATATGCAGTACAGAAAATCTGGAAAATGCTCAAGGCAATAAAGATCAAAAACCAGATGTACTTCAATTTAACATGGTGAATTTTGGGTTTAGTACTGCTGGAGGGAAGCAACTGAAGGTGTCAGAAAAATCTCTTCTGAATGCAAAGAAACTTTTAAATGAGGTTGCAAACTGTGAAGAAGCTGCTAATAAGTGTGAAGCTCCTGCCTCTTTAAAAGCCCAGCCAAAAACTAAAGCTGTTGACTCAAGTAGGATTTCACTACATAATTCTAATTTGTTGATCGATGCACTTCATGATTCAAAGATATCGGACAAACATTTAACAAAAGGTGGAGAACAAAGCTCTAAAAATAGCACAGAAATAAGATGGAAAATGAGTGGAAATCCCACTCCGCAGTCCATACAGAGTAATGGGTTTAAAATGGCCAATGGCAAAGTAGTGTCGGTTTCAGCAAGTGCTATTGAGAGGTCAAAAACCTTTTTCAAAGACATTGATAGTAGTGTGGATACCCCAGACGAAACAAAATCAAAGGAAGTGAATGCAAAATTGGATCTTAAAGTAGAAAGAAGCCAGCCCGTATTTGTCAGTGGGTTCAAGATGGCAAGTGGGAAAGGAGTCAGCTTTTCAGAAACAGCACTTATGAAATCAAAGGCTTTCTTCGAAGACTGTGATCTTGATTGCTCAGATCATTCTCAAGGCAAAGGAGAAAAGTCAAGTGTGATGAATAACTGTGGCTTCAAGGCAGTCAAGGGAAACATGGTACATTCGCCTGGATTAGACAGTCTGAGCAAAAATGCTGCGAGTTTAAAGGAAGAACCCGCTTTCTTAAATAAATATGTCGAGAAGGAATCCACTAAAACCTCAGCAGAGATCCTTCAGTGCACATCTGGATTCAGTACAGCAAGTGGTAAAATGGTATCTGTTTCAGCAGAAGCACTTCATAGAGCTAAATCGGTGTTTGACGATCCAAATGATGCCTCACCTTGTAAAAAGACAATGGAAATTTCAGAAGAGAAGAGTGTTTCCAAAACAGAGACCGCTGTTCCAGGAAGAAGCTGGGGCTTTAGCACAGCAAGTGGTCGGATTGTCACCATATCTGACAAGGCACTGGAAAAAGCAAAGAATCTATTGACTGGTTGTGAAGTGGAAGGTTTAGCGCCAAATGGAGGCCTTTTGAATTCTACAAAGACATCTTCTGTAGACCCTAAGCAAATCACATACTTTAACACTGCCAGTGATAAAACTGTGGTTGTGCCAGAAAAGGCAATGAAAGAAGCTAAAGCTGTGTTTGCAGGTGGTGAAGACGTTTCACCTGGTTTACAAGAGATTGAGAGTCCCTTAACTTCACAAAAAGGGCAACAGAAAAGCCCTCACAGCAGTGCTTTGAGTACTAAGAATAAGGCCATGTTAGTCAATGCTGGGAGTTCTAAAGGAAACCAAAAGGGTGGAAACCCAACACCTGATAACTTTAGGGCTGGAAATGTTGGTTTCAGCACAGCCAGTGGAAAAGGTGTGTCTGTGTCAAAATCAGCCCTTCAAGTAGCTTTTGAAATGTTCAGAGATTGTGATGTACAGCCAGTTACTCATGAAAACCTTCAATGTATGAAGACTGAATGTCagtattcaaaaagcagtgagAAGTGTCCACCAGAGGTGCAAGAGCTTGATCAAATTGGGCAGACCAGAGCTGCTACTCCATCTCTTTCATCACAAGAAATACACAGCGATGCTTCACCGTTGACTCGTCATTCCTTAGACATTAATGGGTGCACTGTTACTCAGCAGAAGTATTTTGAGCAGGAAGCTATGGCTTGCACTAAAGCCTTGTTAGAGGATGATCTCAATGAGCGCAGTCTTTTAGAAACTTTGGAGGACACTGACAGTAGGAAAAGTCCTGCTGTCTCACTGAAGAGATCCCTTGAGGCAGCCATAGTGGAAGGAAAATGGATGTCTGATGTTGGTTTGACAG GTCAACCTCCTTTGAAAAGAAGACTTATTTCAGAGTTTGGCCAGATTTCAGATCGTGCAAGTATCTGCGCTCCTGTGAAAAGCAGTCCAAATG GAACACTAAAAGACAGAAGAGTTCATTTAAAGCCCAGTATCACTCATCCATCCAG GAATTTCATGGACCAAAAAATTAGCAGCTCAGAtctgcagactgcttcttcACTTTCATCTGGCCAAAAACGAGGATCAGATCCCAAGGCAGTGATGTTTGTACCCCCATTTCGGAAGAATAATAAATCAGAGGTAGAAAAAACCTGCATTCCCAGAGATATTGCCAAAGTGCCCAGTGTGTTTGTTCCACCAGTTAAAAAGGACTCCGTGGTGAGTGTTCATCATGTAAGGAGTTCACAAAAAAGTTCTACTGACTCAGAATCCCCATCCATCTCAAGCTCTGGTTGTGAGAAAAAGATGGCTAATCCAGAGGTAAAGTCCCACACTGTTGTGAAAAATGTTGTTGAAGacatgaagaaagagaaagaagtcGAGGAAGACATGACGTTGGAAGATCTGTCCGTTCAAACCCATCAAGAAAAAG TAACTGAGACCTGGCAGCAGTCCTTGGAGTTAGCACGAGATATGCAGGATATGAGAATCAGAAAGAAGAAGCGTCAGAGCATTCGCCCTCTGCCTGGCAGCTTTTACCTGGCTAAGACATCTGGCGTGGCGAGAATATCCCTGAGAGAGGCTGTTGAATACAAGTGCCCATTGCAACACACTCAGGAACAg CTGTATCAGTATGGTGTACACTGCAACGTCTCCCAGATCAcatctgaaaatgcagagtcGTTCAGGTTCAGCTTTGATGATTTCTTCAAACGCAAGGCATTCATAGAGAACACTGGTGTCCAGCTGGCTGATGGTGGCTGGTTGATCCCAGATAACAGAGGAACTATGGGCAAGGAGGAGTTCTACAG AGCATTGTGTGACACTCCAGGTGTTGACCCCAAACTGATAAGTGAGGCCTGGGTCTTCAACCACTATCGATGGATTGTGTGGAAACGGGCCTGCATGGAGAGAGCCTTCCCAGAAGTAATGGGCAGTCGCTGTCTCACTCCAGAGCAAGTACTTCTGCAGCTGAAACTCAG atATGACACTGAAGTGGACTGCAGTCAGAGATCAGCTCTGAAGAAGATCATGGAAAGGGACGACACCCCAGCCAAGACGTTAGTGCTGTGCATGTGTGGTATTGCCAAATCTGGCCACAGTGAAGCGAGGACAGAGAAATCGGTGGCCGCCACTGATGCCAAGTCTGAGTCACCTGCTGTGGTCATATGGCTTACTGATGGCTGGTATTCCATTAAAGCACTGCTGGACCCTCCACTCTCTGCCATGGTGCAAAAGGGTCGTCTCAGAATTGGAGGGAAAGTTATGATCCATGGGGCAGAGCTCGTTGGCTCTCATGATGCTTGTCCTCCTCTAGAGGCCCCTGATTCACTCATGCTTAAG ATTTCGGCGAACAGCACAAGGCGAGCTCATTGGGATAGCAAGCTGGGCTTCCATAAAGACCCTCGACCCTTCAGGCTCCCACTGTCTTCACTGTACCCGAACGGGGGAGTGGTGGGCTGTGTGGACATCATTGTATTGAGGAGCTATCCCACTCAG tgGATGGAGAAGAAGTCTGGAGTCTTTGTGTTTCGTAATGATCGAGCTGAAGACAGAGAGGCCAGACGCCACAGCAGCGCCAAGCAGAAGACCATGGAGCTTCTGTTCTCCAAGATACAAGCccagtttgagagagaggaggaag ataagaaaaaaaacagaagaaggagaaggttTCGTTGCCATGAGATTGAGAACCTGCAGGATGGGGAGGACCTTTATGAAGCAATGGAGAGTGACCCAGCTTATGTGGAG GCCCACCTGAGTGCGGGCCAGATGGAGGTTGTGAGCAGTTACAGGCGTAGTGTGGCTGAGCAGAGGCAGGCTGAGCTGCAGGATCGTTTGCGCAAGGCTGTGCAGGAGGCTGAGGAGGCTGAGGGTGGCTGTCCCAACAGAGATGTCACACCTGTCTGGAAACTCTCCATCACTGACTTTAATAACAGCAACTGCA TTTATACACTGAATATTTGGCGGCCCTCTGTGGAGTTGCGCTCCTTACTGAGAGAGGGCTGCAGGTACAAGGCTTATCATCTGGCTGCATCTATGGCAAAGAAAAGATCCGGCACAACCAGCATCCAATTCACCGCCACAAAGAAAACGCGGTTTCAGGACATAGAG GTTTGTCCAGAATGGTTAAGTACACATTTTCCTGCGAGGCAATTAGCAAGCTTCAGGGACCTTCAGAACCCTGGATTCAGCTCTCCGTGTGGAGAGGTTGATGTTGTAGGATATGTCATCTCTATCTTGGATAGACAAG CTCCCTCTCCAGTATTGTATTTGGTGGATGACAAGTTTGACTTTGTCTCTGTGAGGAGCTTCAGTAGTCTGGTTCAGCTAGCTCTGGAGGATCTGGTGAAACCGTTTGCTTTACTGGCTGTAAGCAACTTGCAACTGCGGGAGCTCTCTGGGCCTGTTCCCAGACTTTATGCTGGAGAACAAGCACTGTTCTCTATAAACTCAAAAGAGACCCACTTGCAGGAAGCTGTGGCTCACCTGAAGACCTTTGTACAG AGTTATGAGAATTTCTTCAGTGTTGCTGAGGAGAAGCTCTCAAATCTGATTCCACCAGGCAACTTGAAGTCTGTACAGTCCCCAAGAACTCTAGGTGTGCCATCCATGCCAAAGCCTAACAGCAAAATGAAt ATAACACCACAGCAGTCAAGAGTTTTCTCCCCTTTTACACCAGTGACTAAGAGAGCCCCTGCATCCACTGCTCAAACCACTGAGGCCAAAGACCCCAAAAGTTTGAAGAGAAAGCGAGGTATAGACTACCTGTCCCGTGTTCCCTCTCCACCACCCCTCAGTCCTCTGAGCATTGTCACCTCTCCCAGTGTTAAGAAGACATTTAATCCTCCCAGGAGGTCAGGGCCCCCACAGCTGGCCTGTCCAGATCCAGCCCTGACCCGCCGGTCTGCTTCCCCAGCTGTGGAGGAGCAGTGGGTGAAAGATGAGGAACTGGCCATGATAAATACTCAAACACTAGTAGACTAA